In Lacrimispora indolis DSM 755, a genomic segment contains:
- a CDS encoding response regulator yields MIKVLIAEDFTILCDDLKKQLERDGEIKVIGCASTGKEIVEMALELDADVILMDIEMETMNAGILAAERIRDVKHDQKIIYLTVHETEEIIITAMGTGAVDYVVKGGAIEHVIEHVKNAHMGKPVMEARIQKTIMNEYKRLQRSERSLLYFINNVSQLTAAERELVKLLLEDRKIKEIAGIRCVEIITVKTQIKSLLRKFGCSRSKEIVSIIRELNLSHLFEEQTFG; encoded by the coding sequence ATGATAAAGGTGCTGATCGCAGAGGATTTTACCATACTTTGTGATGATTTAAAAAAGCAGCTGGAGAGGGATGGGGAGATAAAGGTGATCGGCTGCGCTTCCACCGGAAAGGAAATCGTGGAAATGGCCCTGGAGCTGGATGCAGATGTGATTTTGATGGACATTGAGATGGAAACCATGAACGCCGGGATACTGGCAGCCGAACGCATCCGGGATGTAAAACATGATCAGAAGATCATTTATCTGACCGTACACGAGACCGAGGAGATCATCATTACGGCCATGGGAACCGGGGCCGTGGATTATGTTGTGAAGGGAGGGGCAATCGAACATGTAATAGAGCATGTAAAAAATGCTCATATGGGAAAGCCTGTAATGGAAGCGAGAATACAGAAAACCATTATGAACGAATACAAACGGCTTCAGCGTTCTGAGCGGAGCCTGCTGTATTTTATTAATAACGTTTCCCAGCTGACCGCCGCGGAGCGGGAGCTGGTGAAGCTTCTTTTGGAGGACAGGAAGATAAAGGAAATTGCGGGGATCCGCTGTGTGGAGATCATAACCGTCAAAACCCAGATAAAAAGCCTTTTGCGAAAATTCGGCTGCAGCAGATCAAAGGAGATTGTTTCCATTATCAGGGAATTAAACTTATCCCATTTATTTGAGGAGCAAACGTTTGGTTAA
- a CDS encoding sensor histidine kinase codes for MLFVVLFFILSSSIAIFFLRRDKQTRLMLGLCVSFVCMFIGIIIYLSKTGGLQTGQKFFLFFDLRIQRKLSYMVFPLKKLGYMIAMGRTLFPGFLLMLAFDYSMIPWILRSKSRHILIMVLPCLTLVLYYPSLFLGLIKWGKWLQFLAINFTILWIACYLAAALWLLLHEYKSITIPYCKRQFRYIMVFLICMGIMYCFYFRQDPIQVYQMYSAEYMRFGGLLYSTTASGAVSRWMILSVFTTLFGILGFLSLKSYSVMEHEETRGDVIIQKKMDMASKGLSVFVHGMKNQLLSNRVLQERIREELEKSDPDKGKLLEYSHMLETINQNMINRMEELYKSIKSSYMTLVPTETSEVVRRVLERFHEKYPDAAVETAIEAKTLVLADAVHLSEALYNLAINGYESILESGRQERRLSIKVHHERLYVTFEIRDNGRGMSRQVQKKIFDPFYTSKNTNNNWGLGLYYVRQIVKNHFGMLKLESAEGEGTTFFVAIPKCKSQDEYGRGIG; via the coding sequence ATGCTGTTTGTTGTTCTGTTTTTTATTTTATCCTCCTCTATAGCGATTTTTTTCCTTAGAAGAGACAAACAGACCAGGCTGATGCTGGGGCTTTGCGTCAGCTTTGTCTGCATGTTTATCGGGATTATCATTTACTTATCAAAGACAGGAGGGCTGCAGACAGGGCAGAAGTTTTTCCTTTTTTTCGATCTCAGGATACAAAGGAAGCTGTCCTACATGGTTTTTCCCTTAAAGAAGCTGGGATATATGATCGCCATGGGAAGAACCCTGTTTCCCGGGTTTCTGCTTATGCTGGCCTTTGATTATTCCATGATACCCTGGATTCTTCGGAGCAAATCCCGGCATATTTTAATCATGGTCCTGCCCTGTCTGACCTTGGTCCTCTACTATCCCTCCCTGTTTTTGGGGCTGATAAAATGGGGGAAATGGCTGCAGTTTCTGGCCATCAATTTTACGATTTTATGGATCGCCTGTTACCTTGCGGCGGCTTTGTGGCTGCTGCTTCATGAGTACAAAAGCATTACCATTCCCTACTGCAAAAGGCAGTTCCGCTATATTATGGTGTTTTTGATCTGCATGGGGATCATGTACTGCTTTTATTTCCGTCAGGATCCCATCCAGGTATATCAGATGTATTCCGCAGAGTATATGCGTTTTGGAGGGCTTCTTTATTCCACAACGGCAAGCGGAGCCGTCAGCCGGTGGATGATTCTGTCGGTGTTCACCACACTGTTTGGAATTCTGGGATTCTTAAGCCTTAAATCCTATTCTGTCATGGAACATGAGGAGACCAGAGGGGATGTGATCATCCAGAAGAAGATGGACATGGCCAGCAAGGGCCTTTCCGTATTTGTTCATGGCATGAAAAACCAGCTGCTGTCCAACCGGGTCCTTCAGGAACGGATCAGGGAAGAGCTTGAAAAGTCTGACCCTGATAAGGGGAAGCTTCTGGAATATTCCCATATGCTTGAAACCATTAACCAGAATATGATAAACCGGATGGAGGAATTATATAAGAGCATTAAGTCCAGCTACATGACCCTGGTGCCAACGGAAACGTCGGAGGTGGTCCGCAGGGTTCTGGAACGCTTTCATGAGAAATATCCGGATGCAGCGGTAGAAACGGCCATTGAGGCCAAAACCCTGGTCCTGGCAGACGCCGTTCATTTAAGCGAAGCCCTTTATAACCTGGCAATCAATGGGTATGAAAGCATTCTGGAATCCGGCAGGCAGGAAAGGCGCTTAAGCATAAAGGTGCATCATGAGCGGCTGTATGTGACTTTTGAGATCAGGGATAACGGAAGAGGGATGTCCAGGCAGGTCCAGAAAAAGATATTTGATCCCTTTTATACCAGCAAGAATACCAATAATAACTGGGGCCTGGGGCTGTATTATGTGAGACAGATCGTTAAGAACCATTTTGGAATGCTGAAACTGGAAAGTGCAGAGGGAGAGGGGACAACCTTTTTTGTTGCCATACCCAAATGCAAAAGCCAGGATGAATATGGAAGGGGAATAGGATGA
- a CDS encoding ABC transporter substrate-binding protein: MKKRISLLMGMVIAAAALTACSGGAQTPATTAAETKTEETKAEETKAEETKAEETKAFETAKLRVAYMPNMGSASLAVTAKEKGYFKEMGLEVEMVEFQGGPAEIAAMASGDIDISQIGHGAHALCASGEAVIFQIDCTSLADAVIGNKTKGVNTIEDLKGKKVAVTSGTSAEIILNLALKSKGMTTDDVELVEMDANGTVSAVISGNVDACATWSPGTGTIMKALGDNGVMLANNQDFLDQVTFPSSFITTQKFADSNHDVLVRFARALQKAGDYRAENIDEVAKLVAKQCEVDEAVMLAGTEEGNWLTGEFMGKALSDGTIKAYYENQQKVFLDAGRLEQPVDVNKYVLFDIMQEAYDENHK; encoded by the coding sequence ATGAAGAAAAGGATTTCGTTACTCATGGGGATGGTAATTGCAGCAGCAGCTCTGACCGCATGCTCAGGCGGGGCACAGACTCCTGCAACAACGGCAGCGGAGACAAAGACAGAAGAGACGAAAGCGGAGGAGACAAAAGCAGAGGAAACTAAGGCAGAGGAAACAAAAGCTTTTGAGACCGCAAAGCTCCGGGTCGCTTATATGCCCAACATGGGAAGCGCCTCTCTGGCTGTTACGGCAAAGGAAAAAGGCTATTTTAAGGAAATGGGGCTGGAAGTGGAGATGGTGGAATTCCAGGGTGGCCCTGCCGAAATCGCGGCAATGGCTTCCGGGGATATTGATATATCCCAGATCGGACACGGGGCACATGCTCTCTGCGCATCGGGGGAAGCGGTGATTTTCCAGATCGACTGTACCAGCCTTGCTGATGCTGTCATCGGCAATAAGACAAAAGGGGTTAACACCATTGAAGATTTAAAGGGCAAAAAGGTGGCCGTTACCAGCGGAACCTCTGCGGAAATCATTTTGAACCTGGCTCTTAAGTCTAAGGGAATGACAACGGATGACGTGGAACTGGTGGAAATGGATGCCAACGGCACCGTATCTGCCGTGATCAGCGGCAATGTGGATGCATGCGCCACCTGGTCACCTGGAACCGGAACCATTATGAAAGCCCTTGGAGACAACGGAGTCATGCTGGCAAATAACCAGGATTTTCTAGACCAGGTCACATTCCCGTCGAGTTTTATTACCACACAGAAATTTGCTGATTCCAACCATGATGTTCTGGTGCGCTTTGCAAGGGCCCTTCAAAAAGCCGGGGATTACCGGGCAGAGAATATTGATGAGGTTGCAAAGTTGGTTGCAAAGCAGTGTGAGGTTGATGAGGCCGTCATGCTGGCAGGCACGGAAGAAGGAAACTGGCTGACAGGAGAATTTATGGGAAAAGCTCTGTCGGATGGGACCATCAAAGCCTATTATGAGAACCAGCAGAAAGTATTCTTAGACGCAGGCCGTCTGGAGCAGCCGGTAGATGTAAACAAGTATGTTCTCTTTGACATCATGCAGGAAGCATATGATGAAAACCACAAATAA
- a CDS encoding ABC transporter ATP-binding protein: protein MAGDNAAVKVKIDQVVKTYSARKGEMTALNGVSLDIKENEFICVVGPSGCGKSTLLNIIAGLLEPTSGSVSVDGKAVEGPGPERGVVFQQYALFPWLTVLKNVEFGLALKGIKGEQAREEAMKYLRMVDLEPFAGAYPKELSGGMKQRVAIARAYAVNPQVLLLDEPFGALDAQTRTQLQTELLSTWQKERKTCFFITHDVDEAIILAQKVIIMSARPGRIKEIVEIGIPYPRTQETKMTPEFLELKNYIWSQVYQEYLEIRK, encoded by the coding sequence ATGGCAGGAGACAATGCAGCAGTAAAAGTAAAAATCGATCAAGTGGTAAAAACATATAGTGCCCGCAAGGGAGAGATGACGGCTTTAAACGGGGTCAGCCTTGACATAAAGGAAAATGAATTCATCTGTGTGGTAGGTCCGTCAGGCTGTGGTAAGTCGACTCTGCTAAACATCATAGCCGGACTTTTGGAACCAACGTCTGGAAGCGTATCCGTGGACGGCAAAGCAGTGGAGGGCCCGGGGCCGGAGCGGGGGGTGGTGTTCCAGCAATACGCCTTATTTCCATGGCTCACAGTGCTTAAAAATGTGGAATTCGGCTTAGCGCTTAAGGGGATCAAGGGAGAGCAGGCCAGGGAAGAAGCCATGAAATATTTAAGAATGGTGGATTTAGAGCCGTTTGCAGGAGCTTATCCCAAGGAACTGTCCGGCGGCATGAAGCAGAGGGTCGCCATAGCCAGGGCCTATGCGGTAAATCCCCAGGTACTTCTTTTGGACGAGCCATTTGGTGCCTTGGATGCCCAAACCAGAACCCAGCTTCAGACGGAACTTTTATCCACCTGGCAGAAAGAGCGGAAAACCTGCTTTTTTATCACTCATGATGTGGACGAAGCCATTATTCTGGCCCAAAAGGTTATCATTATGAGTGCCAGGCCCGGGCGCATTAAAGAGATCGTGGAGATTGGGATCCCATATCCAAGGACCCAGGAAACAAAGATGACTCCGGAATTTTTGGAGTTAAAAAATTATATATGGTCCCAGGTGTATCAGGAATATCTGGAGATCAGGAAATAG
- a CDS encoding ABC transporter permease, whose amino-acid sequence MSSKKKNSVLNRIPARLWMFLSVLAAFLLWIFVASTDAGGVIFAKPWEVVSKLIGKLQDGTLWPHITISLFRVIAGFLCGFIASIPIAFLMGWYAPFRNLVAPWIQFVRNIPPLAYIPLVIAGAGVGEKAKIIVIFIASFLVLVVTIYQGVCNVDVTLIKAAKVLGATDRDIFFRVVIPASTPFILVGARLGLSASLTTLVAAELTGASKGLGMMIQKAQGYYDMATVLMGILIIGVIGLTFEQIVRYLERKLTGWQETMQQ is encoded by the coding sequence ATGAGCAGTAAAAAAAAGAACAGTGTGTTAAACCGCATTCCTGCAAGGCTGTGGATGTTTCTGTCGGTTCTGGCAGCGTTTCTGCTTTGGATCTTCGTTGCATCTACGGATGCAGGCGGAGTCATTTTTGCAAAGCCCTGGGAGGTAGTATCAAAACTGATCGGAAAGCTCCAGGATGGAACCTTGTGGCCCCACATTACCATCAGCTTGTTCCGTGTGATCGCAGGCTTTCTCTGCGGCTTTATTGCATCGATCCCCATTGCATTTCTCATGGGCTGGTATGCGCCGTTTCGGAATCTGGTGGCACCCTGGATCCAGTTCGTAAGAAATATTCCGCCCCTGGCGTATATTCCCCTTGTCATCGCAGGGGCAGGAGTGGGAGAAAAGGCAAAGATCATCGTGATCTTTATCGCTTCTTTTCTTGTGCTGGTAGTCACCATTTACCAGGGCGTCTGCAATGTGGATGTGACCTTGATCAAGGCTGCAAAGGTGCTGGGGGCAACGGACCGGGATATATTCTTCCGGGTGGTCATACCGGCGTCCACACCCTTTATTCTGGTGGGGGCCAGACTGGGGCTTTCCGCTTCCTTAACCACTCTGGTGGCCGCGGAGCTGACAGGGGCGTCCAAGGGGCTTGGAATGATGATCCAAAAGGCCCAGGGTTATTACGATATGGCAACCGTACTTATGGGAATTCTGATCATAGGCGTGATCGGTCTTACCTTTGAACAGATTGTAAGATACTTGGAAAGGAAGTTGACCGGATGGCAGGAGACAATGCAGCAGTAA
- a CDS encoding class II fructose-bisphosphate aldolase produces the protein MSLIPMRPLMEASIKYGFGQGGFNVNAVAQAKAAIEVHEMFRSPAILQGADLANGFMGGNADFLNATLEDKRIGARNIGNAVKKYGLDSEIPIVLHLDHGRDFDSCVAAIEGGYTSVMIDGSSLPLKENMELTREVVRYAHSRGVSVEGELGVLAGVEDHVFSDSSTYTNPLDAVEFFKKTGVDALAISYGTMHGASKGKNVKLRREIVIAIRECMNHLGIFGALVSHGSSTVPKYIVDEINGLGGKLSNTEGISMEQLTAAIGAGINKINVDTDIRLAVTRNMKEFFEKYPEKRSSESIGPIYERLEARKEAFDPRVFLPPIMDTVMYGTIPDEDTAAIADCVERGVKEVVGTLIVKFGSYGKAPLVECVTLDEMAERYKIIDKWL, from the coding sequence ATGAGCCTGATACCGATGAGGCCTCTTATGGAGGCTTCCATAAAATATGGCTTTGGACAGGGCGGCTTTAACGTAAATGCCGTGGCCCAGGCCAAAGCAGCTATTGAAGTACATGAGATGTTCCGTTCCCCTGCTATTTTACAGGGGGCTGATCTGGCAAATGGATTCATGGGAGGAAACGCTGATTTTCTCAATGCAACCCTGGAAGATAAAAGAATTGGTGCAAGAAACATTGGAAATGCGGTGAAAAAGTACGGTCTGGATTCTGAAATCCCCATTGTTCTCCATTTAGACCACGGCAGGGATTTTGATTCCTGTGTGGCCGCCATTGAAGGAGGTTATACCTCTGTCATGATTGACGGTTCTTCCCTTCCTCTGAAAGAAAACATGGAGCTTACCAGGGAAGTGGTAAGGTATGCCCATAGCAGAGGGGTGAGTGTGGAAGGAGAGCTGGGCGTGCTGGCCGGCGTGGAAGATCACGTATTTTCTGATTCCTCTACCTATACCAACCCTTTGGATGCAGTGGAATTCTTTAAAAAAACCGGCGTGGATGCCCTGGCAATTTCCTATGGCACCATGCACGGGGCGTCAAAAGGAAAGAATGTAAAGCTGCGCAGGGAAATTGTTATTGCAATCAGGGAATGCATGAATCACCTGGGAATTTTCGGCGCCCTGGTTTCCCATGGCTCCTCCACTGTACCGAAATACATTGTAGATGAGATCAATGGCCTTGGAGGAAAACTTTCCAACACGGAAGGCATTTCCATGGAACAGCTTACGGCGGCCATTGGGGCAGGGATCAATAAGATCAACGTGGATACGGATATCCGTCTGGCTGTTACCCGCAACATGAAGGAATTCTTTGAAAAATATCCGGAAAAAAGGAGCAGTGAGTCAATCGGCCCCATTTATGAACGGCTGGAGGCCAGGAAGGAAGCTTTTGATCCCAGGGTGTTCTTGCCTCCCATCATGGATACGGTGATGTATGGCACCATTCCTGATGAGGATACCGCTGCCATTGCGGACTGCGTGGAGCGTGGGGTCAAGGAAGTGGTGGGAACCCTGATCGTAAAGTTCGGTTCCTATGGAAAGGCCCCGCTGGTTGAATGTGTAACTCTTGATGAAATGGCAGAGCGTTATAAGATAATTGATAAATGGCTGTAA
- a CDS encoding glucosamine-6-phosphate isomerase, with amino-acid sequence MTHEYYGYDKEALLGDPKIRLLCMKDNHEVFRQMAEQMAEEIKSRNAAGEKTVFICPVGPVGQYPYFVDMVNGGNISLKNVWFINMDEYLDEEKRWIPADHPLSFRGFMDRNVYSRIRQELLMPKEQRIFPDPDNLSYIPELIERLGGVDMVFGGIGINGHVAFNEADGTLSEEEFLAQKTRVLKISPETRAANAIGDFNGALEDMPSYCVTVGIHEIAHGRKIRLGCFRSWHRAVVRRAAYGEPTSEFPVSLLQNHPDITLTFTEYVAALTD; translated from the coding sequence ATGACGCATGAATATTACGGATATGATAAGGAAGCGCTTTTAGGAGATCCGAAGATCAGACTGCTTTGTATGAAGGATAACCATGAGGTGTTCCGCCAGATGGCTGAGCAGATGGCAGAAGAGATAAAAAGCCGTAATGCCGCAGGTGAAAAAACTGTATTCATCTGCCCGGTTGGGCCTGTAGGACAGTATCCTTACTTTGTGGATATGGTGAATGGGGGAAATATAAGCTTAAAAAATGTCTGGTTCATCAATATGGACGAGTATCTGGATGAGGAAAAAAGGTGGATTCCCGCAGACCATCCCTTAAGCTTTCGCGGATTTATGGACAGAAACGTTTATTCCAGGATCAGACAGGAGCTTTTGATGCCAAAAGAACAGAGGATATTCCCGGACCCAGACAATCTCTCTTATATTCCAGAGCTTATTGAAAGGCTTGGAGGGGTGGACATGGTCTTTGGAGGCATCGGAATTAACGGCCATGTGGCCTTTAACGAGGCGGATGGAACCTTAAGCGAGGAGGAATTTCTGGCCCAGAAGACAAGAGTCTTAAAAATAAGCCCGGAAACAAGGGCCGCCAATGCCATTGGGGATTTTAACGGGGCGCTGGAGGATATGCCGTCTTACTGTGTCACGGTGGGCATTCATGAGATCGCCCACGGGAGAAAAATCCGTTTGGGCTGTTTCCGCAGCTGGCACAGGGCTGTGGTCAGAAGGGCCGCATATGGGGAGCCGACCTCAGAATTTCCCGTAAGCCTTTTACAAAACCATCCGGATATCACCCTTACGTTTACGGAATACGTAGCAGCATTAACCGACTGA
- a CDS encoding lactate racemase domain-containing protein — MNVALEYGQGTVNVTLPDTADIFIPGETVPDPPYIPEDQLEEKTLESLRNPMGMEPLSKLAHKGSKVTIVFPDRVKGGEQPTSHRKVSIKLILQELYDAGVEKKDILLICSNGLHRKNTEKEIRAVLGDQLFHEFWYTHQIINHDSEDYDHLVDLGTTGRGDPVLMNKYVYDSDVAILIGHTQGNPYGGYSGGYKHCSTGITHWRSIASHHVPEVMHRADFTPVSGKSLMRTKFDEIGQHMEQCMGKKFFCCDAVLDTRSRQIEINSGYAAVMQPHSWVTADKRTYVPWAEKKYDVMIFGMPQFFHYGDGMGTNPIMLMQAISAQVIRHKRIMSDNCVIIFTSTCNGYFHDELWPYLKEMYDMFQKDQMNTLPDMNRYGEYFATDEEYIRKYRYCNAFHPFHGFSMISCAHVAEMNTSAIYLCGAQEPGYARGMGLKTRATVEEALTDAKKKFVGQNPNILVLPQTFKLSAVHLMMKGETPDGKGHEDSGCMAHHHK; from the coding sequence ATGAATGTAGCATTGGAGTATGGACAGGGAACTGTAAACGTCACATTGCCGGATACTGCGGATATTTTTATTCCGGGAGAGACCGTACCGGATCCGCCTTATATTCCGGAGGATCAGCTGGAGGAGAAAACCCTTGAATCCCTCCGCAATCCCATGGGCATGGAGCCTCTTTCAAAGCTGGCTCATAAAGGCTCTAAAGTGACCATCGTATTTCCCGACAGGGTAAAGGGAGGAGAGCAGCCAACCTCTCACAGAAAAGTTTCCATTAAGCTGATTTTACAGGAGCTGTATGATGCGGGCGTGGAAAAGAAGGACATCCTTTTGATCTGCTCCAACGGCCTTCACAGGAAGAATACGGAAAAGGAGATCAGGGCCGTGCTGGGGGACCAATTATTCCATGAGTTCTGGTATACCCATCAGATCATCAACCACGACAGTGAGGATTACGATCATCTGGTAGACCTTGGGACAACGGGCCGGGGTGATCCTGTTCTTATGAACAAATACGTATATGACAGCGATGTGGCCATTCTCATCGGACATACCCAGGGAAATCCATACGGCGGCTATTCCGGGGGCTACAAGCATTGCTCCACCGGAATCACCCACTGGCGTTCCATTGCCTCACACCACGTGCCCGAGGTCATGCACCGGGCGGACTTCACTCCCGTAAGCGGCAAATCCCTTATGAGGACGAAATTCGATGAGATCGGGCAGCACATGGAACAATGTATGGGAAAGAAATTCTTCTGCTGCGATGCAGTCCTGGATACCAGGTCACGCCAGATCGAGATCAACAGCGGGTATGCGGCTGTGATGCAGCCCCACTCCTGGGTCACGGCTGACAAGCGAACCTATGTGCCCTGGGCGGAAAAGAAATATGATGTGATGATTTTCGGCATGCCCCAGTTTTTCCATTACGGAGACGGAATGGGGACTAACCCCATCATGCTGATGCAGGCTATTTCAGCCCAGGTGATCCGCCATAAGAGGATCATGAGCGATAACTGTGTCATCATCTTTACCTCCACCTGCAACGGATATTTCCATGACGAGCTGTGGCCCTATTTAAAGGAAATGTATGACATGTTCCAGAAAGACCAGATGAACACTCTGCCGGATATGAACCGTTACGGAGAGTATTTTGCCACTGATGAAGAATACATCCGAAAATACCGTTACTGCAACGCCTTTCATCCTTTCCACGGCTTTTCCATGATCAGCTGTGCCCATGTTGCGGAGATGAATACCTCTGCCATTTATTTATGCGGAGCACAGGAACCGGGATATGCCAGAGGCATGGGGTTAAAGACCAGAGCTACGGTGGAGGAAGCCCTGACAGATGCAAAGAAGAAATTTGTGGGGCAAAATCCCAATATCCTGGTGCTTCCCCAGACCTTTAAGCTGAGCGCCGTCCATTTAATGATGAAGGGAGAAACGCCTGACGGAAAGGGACATGAAGATAGCGGCTGCATGGCCCATCATCATAAATAG
- a CDS encoding triose-phosphate isomerase family protein, producing MKHIFLNLKRFDIPREAGGVNSIAPMDQWGRYIVSNTQENLKRYENEDVEFAMYFPEAHLIPAVNALAENSPVKIGCQGVYREDTAVGGNFGAFTTNRTANAAKAIGCTTTIIGHCEERRDKAGVLLEAGVTDPQAVSRLMNKEIGQAIKAGLSVLYCIGESAEEQPRWQEVLREQLETGLFGVDTSRVVIAYEPVWAIGPGKTPPDGEYIARIGSYIKEVTGGLPVVYGGGLKTDNARMLASIPVIDGGLIALTRFQGEIGFYPEEYLEIIKTYLGK from the coding sequence ATGAAACATATTTTTTTGAACTTAAAGCGGTTTGACATTCCCCGGGAAGCAGGCGGTGTAAATTCCATTGCTCCCATGGACCAGTGGGGAAGGTATATTGTATCCAATACCCAGGAAAACTTAAAAAGGTATGAAAATGAGGATGTGGAGTTTGCCATGTATTTTCCGGAGGCTCATTTGATTCCTGCGGTAAATGCTTTAGCGGAAAACAGCCCGGTGAAGATCGGATGCCAGGGAGTCTACCGTGAGGATACCGCAGTTGGAGGAAATTTTGGCGCTTTTACTACAAACCGTACGGCAAATGCGGCAAAGGCCATTGGCTGTACCACCACCATCATCGGTCATTGCGAGGAAAGACGAGATAAGGCAGGAGTGCTTTTGGAAGCAGGGGTGACCGATCCCCAGGCAGTCAGCCGCCTGATGAATAAGGAGATCGGACAGGCCATTAAGGCGGGTTTATCTGTACTTTACTGCATTGGAGAATCCGCAGAGGAACAGCCCCGCTGGCAGGAGGTGTTAAGGGAACAGCTTGAGACCGGGCTTTTTGGTGTGGACACCTCCCGTGTGGTCATTGCCTATGAGCCGGTATGGGCCATCGGGCCGGGGAAGACTCCGCCGGATGGAGAGTATATTGCCAGGATCGGCTCCTATATCAAGGAAGTGACAGGAGGTCTTCCTGTGGTTTACGGAGGAGGGTTAAAGACTGACAATGCACGGATGCTGGCTTCCATTCCTGTCATTGACGGAGGGCTGATCGCCCTGACCAGATTCCAGGGAGAGATCGGCTTTTATCCTGAGGAATATCTGGAGATTATAAAGACTTATTTAGGAAAATAA
- a CDS encoding diphosphate--fructose-6-phosphate 1-phosphotransferase, protein MNGNVLVVHGGGPTAVINSSLYGVIKEAKESKKVEKVYAAMGGSEGILKEDFLDLMNFPEEKLQLLLETPSSSIGSSRYALEKEDYEAMSAIFEKYHIRYVLLNGGNGTMDTCGKINEACRKSGVTVVGIPKTIDNDIAITDHTPGYGSAARYIAATTAEVGMDVKSLPIHVCVIEAMGRNAGWVTAASALARKKPGDAPHLIYLPERPFKEEEFLEDVKRLHEEKGGVVVVVSEGLKGEDGKPVVPPIFKTGRATYYGDVSAHLANLVIRKLGIKARSEKPGICGRASIAWQSAVDREEAVLAGREALKAAMEGQGGVMIGFIREAGEGGEYRIRAERIPIEKVMLHEKVIPESFINERGNDVTREFVEWCRPLIGPELRNFIDFQEINKNGLNI, encoded by the coding sequence ATGAATGGCAATGTTCTGGTAGTACATGGAGGCGGCCCTACTGCCGTGATCAATTCCTCCCTGTATGGCGTGATCAAAGAGGCAAAGGAAAGCAAAAAGGTTGAAAAGGTATACGCTGCCATGGGAGGCAGCGAGGGGATATTAAAAGAGGATTTTCTGGATCTCATGAACTTTCCGGAGGAAAAGCTTCAGCTGCTTTTGGAAACTCCATCCTCGTCTATCGGTTCCTCCAGGTACGCCCTGGAGAAGGAAGATTATGAGGCCATGTCTGCCATATTTGAAAAATATCATATCAGGTATGTTCTTCTTAATGGAGGCAACGGGACCATGGACACCTGCGGAAAGATCAATGAAGCCTGTAGAAAATCAGGAGTCACGGTGGTGGGGATCCCCAAAACCATAGACAATGACATTGCGATTACGGACCATACTCCGGGATACGGCAGCGCGGCCAGATACATTGCTGCCACAACTGCGGAGGTAGGGATGGATGTAAAATCCCTTCCCATCCATGTATGCGTGATCGAGGCCATGGGAAGAAATGCGGGCTGGGTCACGGCAGCCTCGGCTCTTGCCCGGAAAAAGCCGGGAGATGCGCCTCATCTCATTTATCTGCCTGAGCGTCCGTTTAAGGAAGAAGAATTTTTAGAGGATGTAAAAAGGCTTCATGAGGAAAAGGGCGGCGTGGTTGTGGTTGTCAGTGAAGGATTAAAGGGAGAGGATGGAAAGCCGGTGGTTCCTCCCATCTTTAAGACAGGACGGGCTACTTATTACGGTGATGTAAGCGCCCACCTTGCCAATCTGGTGATCCGGAAGCTGGGCATCAAGGCCAGAAGTGAAAAGCCGGGGATCTGCGGACGTGCTTCCATTGCATGGCAGTCAGCCGTGGACCGGGAGGAGGCTGTGCTGGCAGGACGGGAGGCTTTAAAGGCTGCCATGGAGGGCCAGGGCGGAGTAATGATCGGATTTATACGGGAAGCCGGAGAGGGTGGAGAATACCGCATCCGTGCGGAACGGATCCCCATTGAAAAGGTCATGCTTCATGAGAAAGTCATTCCGGAAAGCTTTATCAATGAGCGGGGAAATGACGTGACCCGGGAGTTTGTGGAATGGTGCCGTCCCCTCATCGGCCCTGAACTAAGAAATTTTATAGATTTTCAAGAGATCAATAAAAATGGCTTAAACATATAA